Proteins encoded within one genomic window of Mya arenaria isolate MELC-2E11 chromosome 13, ASM2691426v1:
- the LOC128214243 gene encoding uncharacterized protein LOC128214243, whose translation MENGIIPLRHGSLPGTLRLPRRYEHCTQKMSSIGPASNENETERMHDLMKAVMWVKQELVLLRQHDILLKRQFSDIHDTIKSMCKSRRYKDAVCTSNTSLQSTGSTEFGMDNYSVRSASSVTALDDSDEEEDEHCELLFRPRTSSMKTTRDLAALARRRGSKELI comes from the exons ATGGAGAATGGAATCATCCCGCTGCGACACGGAAGTTTACCCGGGACTCTGCGGTTACCAAGGAGATACGAACACTGCACACAAAAAATGTCATCCATTGGGCCTGCGTCGAACGAAAACGAGACAGAGCGTATGCATGACCTGATGAAGGCCGTCATGTGGGTTAAGCAGGAACTG GTTTTACTGCGGCAGCACGACATTCTCCTAAAACGGCAGTTCTCTGATATTCATGACACAATTAAAAGCATGTGTAAGTCGCGCCGCTACAAGGACGCCGTGTGCACGAGTAACACAAGCCTCCAGTCGACCGGGAGTACCGAGTTCGGGATGGACAACTACTCGGTGAGGTCAGCCTCCAGTGTCACTGCCCTTGACGACTCGGACGAAGAAGAGGACGAACACTGCGAACTCTTGTTCCGTCCAAGAACTTCATCCATGAAAACAACGCGAGATCTCGCCGCTCTCGCGAGAAGGCGTGGCAGCAAGGAACTTATTTAG
- the LOC128214167 gene encoding uncharacterized protein LOC128214167, with translation MENGIIPLRYGSLPGTLRLPRRYEHCTQKMSSIGPASNENETERMHDLMKAVMWVKQELVLLRQHDILLKRQFSDIHDTIKSMCKSRRYKDAVCTSNTSLQSTGSTEFGMDNYSVRSASSVTALDDSDEEEDEHCELLFRPRTSSMKTTRDLAALARRRGSKELI, from the exons ATGGAGAATGGAATCATCCCGCTGCGATACGGAAGTTTACCCGGGACTCTGCGGTTACCAAGGAGATACGAACACTGCACACAAAAAATGTCATCCATTGGGCCTGCGTCGAACGAAAACGAGACAGAGCGTATGCATGACCTGATGAAGGCAGTCATGTGGGTTAAGCAGGAACTG GTTTTACTGCGGCAGCACGACATTCTCCTAAAACGGCAGTTCTCTGATATTCATGACACAATTAAAAGCATGTGTAAGTCGCGCCGCTACAAGGACGCCGTGTGCACGAGTAACACAAGCCTCCAGTCGACCGGGAGTACCGAGTTCGGGATGGACAACTACTCGGTGAGGTCAGCCTCCAGTGTCACTGCCCTTGACGACTCGGACGAAGAAGAGGACGAACACTGCGAACTCTTGTTCCGTCCAAGAACTTCATCCATGAAAACAACGCGAGATCTCGCCGCTCTCGCGAGAAGGCGTGGCAGCAAGGAACTTATTTAG